Proteins encoded in a region of the Candidatus Moanabacter tarae genome:
- the pncA gene encoding Nicotinamidase, with product MPFRSALIIVDLNNDFMPGGALAVKGADEILGFINQLAAEGEYSYVVATQDWHPKDHISFKSWPVHCVAETRGAELHPSFDTKNVHAVIKKGFTRNADSYSGFYDEQGHSNGLAELLLTNQIDEVDIVGVATDYCVRATAIEAVQKAGFKTRVLLHACRGVGLKPDDIPNSIEEMKEAGVAIVTN from the coding sequence ATGCCGTTCCGAAGCGCATTGATCATCGTCGATCTCAACAATGACTTTATGCCAGGTGGCGCGCTTGCCGTGAAGGGAGCGGATGAGATCCTGGGTTTTATCAATCAGCTAGCCGCGGAAGGCGAATACAGTTACGTAGTCGCGACCCAAGACTGGCATCCCAAAGACCATATCTCATTTAAAAGCTGGCCCGTCCACTGCGTTGCGGAGACACGCGGCGCTGAACTTCACCCCTCTTTTGACACAAAGAATGTCCACGCGGTGATTAAAAAGGGATTTACCAGAAATGCTGATAGCTACAGTGGATTCTATGATGAACAAGGGCACAGCAATGGACTAGCAGAGCTTCTCCTAACTAATCAAATTGACGAGGTGGACATTGTCGGTGTAGCGACAGATTATTGTGTCAGAGCAACTGCCATTGAGGCTGTCCAAAAGGCCGGCTTCAAAACCCGCGTGCTTCTCCATGCTTGTCGAGGCGTCGGACTCAAACCTGATGATATCCCAAACTCAATTGAAGAAATGAAAGAAGCTGGTGTCGCGATAGTTACCAACTGA
- the dapA_1 gene encoding 4-hydroxy-tetrahydrodipicolinate synthase — MLEFKGVYPASITPMSPEGSLNEEVFCKVMEFNIEAGVHGFWVAGGAGESVLLDDDENKRIAKLAVGQARGRAKNIMHVGAPTTKRAAYMAEHAAGAGVDAICCVPPFFSKTSEKGIVEHYRVIGAAANLPLFVYNLPECTGVEITPELMGKIQDGVPQLTGLKHSAPTLSYIRDFAKMGLSCFVGNSNLMLPALTIGGSGCIDGPLNVAPEFWLEIWNAYQEGDLKRAEDAQARATEVSNFELEGLYHASLKTALSERLGVECGEPRPPQPALTSEEREILKGNLVKLGLLKQ; from the coding sequence GTGCTAGAGTTTAAAGGAGTTTACCCAGCAAGCATTACACCTATGAGTCCGGAGGGTAGCCTCAACGAGGAGGTGTTTTGCAAGGTAATGGAGTTCAATATTGAAGCTGGCGTCCATGGGTTTTGGGTAGCGGGCGGTGCTGGAGAGAGTGTTTTATTGGACGATGACGAGAATAAGAGAATAGCTAAGCTCGCCGTGGGCCAGGCAAGAGGAAGGGCGAAAAATATAATGCATGTCGGGGCTCCGACAACGAAGCGGGCGGCTTATATGGCCGAGCATGCTGCGGGGGCTGGGGTCGATGCCATTTGTTGTGTGCCCCCATTTTTCTCTAAAACGAGTGAGAAGGGAATTGTAGAGCACTATAGGGTAATAGGCGCCGCCGCAAATCTGCCCCTCTTTGTTTACAATCTTCCGGAATGCACGGGAGTCGAGATAACCCCCGAATTGATGGGGAAAATCCAAGATGGCGTTCCACAATTGACCGGACTCAAGCACTCTGCTCCAACTCTTTCTTATATCCGCGATTTCGCTAAGATGGGACTGTCTTGTTTTGTTGGGAATAGTAACCTAATGCTGCCAGCCCTAACTATTGGTGGGAGTGGCTGTATCGATGGACCGCTGAATGTAGCGCCTGAATTCTGGCTCGAAATTTGGAATGCATATCAGGAGGGAGATTTGAAGCGCGCAGAGGATGCTCAGGCCCGCGCTACGGAAGTGAGCAACTTCGAACTCGAAGGACTATACCACGCTAGCCTTAAAACGGCCTTGAGCGAGAGACTCGGAGTCGAATGTGGGGAACCTCGCCCACCGCAGCCAGCTTTGACCTCAGAAGAACGCGAAATCCTGAAGGGCAATCTCGTAAAGCTCGGGTTATTAAAGCAATAG
- the yhhX_1 gene encoding putative oxidoreductase YhhX, which produces MTQSHHGVLLVSGLRTHQENYGLLFQSDPRCRLVAMTDEADVGDERTNWNRALADQFDIPFVPDLDEALRMPGVDIVSVCAEPERRGRVVTKCARAGKHVYIDKPMTPYLATADDVVRTVHKAGVRSQMFSFINQAWCRRARSIVDSGELGELIAIHADWLFAKGHPGSADLTKRRVQPYPCERFSFIDSKAEFYAIGVYALGLVCWLARDRVSSVYGCTRNYFFDAHQKNGQEDFGFLSLKLGNGLVATVSGGRIGWSSHPASGENKVFLIGSKGSLCIDGNRMRLETFSNLAPWTPPEAHPGDPMGFWSSTNQEAAASPKESWAVLPLETNEPNDANHFVDCIENEKESEMNADAAAHLTEILLAGYKSAATGQVVDLPLEREE; this is translated from the coding sequence ATGACCCAATCTCACCATGGCGTCCTCCTTGTTTCCGGTCTCCGAACTCACCAAGAGAATTACGGCCTTTTGTTTCAATCAGATCCTAGGTGTCGACTGGTTGCCATGACTGATGAAGCTGATGTTGGTGATGAGCGGACCAATTGGAATCGCGCCCTTGCTGACCAATTCGATATTCCTTTCGTTCCCGATTTAGATGAAGCGCTTCGAATGCCGGGTGTTGATATTGTATCCGTATGTGCTGAGCCGGAGCGGCGAGGCAGAGTTGTGACTAAATGTGCTAGAGCCGGGAAGCACGTCTACATCGACAAGCCGATGACTCCGTATCTTGCGACGGCGGACGATGTGGTGAGAACAGTCCATAAAGCAGGTGTGAGGAGCCAAATGTTCAGTTTTATTAATCAAGCGTGGTGTCGTCGTGCCCGATCCATTGTGGACTCTGGTGAATTGGGCGAGTTGATAGCGATCCATGCTGACTGGTTGTTTGCCAAGGGTCATCCTGGTTCCGCGGATTTGACAAAGAGACGAGTCCAACCGTACCCGTGCGAGAGGTTTTCCTTCATTGATTCGAAGGCTGAATTCTACGCGATTGGTGTTTATGCGCTGGGTCTTGTCTGTTGGCTCGCTAGGGATCGCGTTAGTTCTGTCTATGGTTGCACTAGGAATTACTTTTTTGATGCGCACCAGAAAAATGGGCAGGAGGACTTTGGGTTCCTATCCCTTAAATTGGGCAACGGGCTCGTTGCGACAGTATCTGGTGGAAGAATAGGCTGGTCGAGTCATCCCGCATCAGGTGAAAATAAAGTTTTCCTGATTGGCAGCAAAGGATCGCTCTGTATCGATGGCAATAGGATGCGGCTAGAGACCTTTTCAAATTTGGCGCCATGGACTCCGCCGGAAGCTCATCCCGGAGATCCTATGGGCTTTTGGTCTTCGACAAACCAAGAGGCAGCAGCAAGTCCCAAAGAGAGCTGGGCGGTTCTTCCGTTGGAAACTAACGAGCCGAATGACGCCAACCATTTTGTAGATTGTATTGAGAATGAAAAGGAAAGTGAAATGAACGCTGATGCCGCTGCACATTTAACTGAGATTCTATTGGCGGGATATAAGTCAGCCGCCACAGGTCAAGTGGTTGATCTACCTTTGGAACGGGAGGAGTAA
- the fcl gene encoding GDP-L-fucose synthase → MEKEDRVYVAGSRGMVGSALMRKLIESGFKNLLTQTREELDLCDASAVNRFFEKEEPEIVIVAAAKVGGIQANATYPAEFLRVNLSIALNMVEAAYRYASKRLLFLGSSCIYPREATQPIVEESLLESPLEPTNEAYAIAKIAGLKLCQKYREQFGVLFHSAMPTNLYGPGDNYHLGNSHVIPALIRKFHEAKVRRDPSVVIWGTGRPKREFMHVDDLADAILHLLNLENPPDWINLGSGKDLSILELAKTIRKVVGYEGEIEFDTSKPDGPMRKLLDISRLKETGWFPKIGLEKGLTSTYADFVYELEKEVLRMV, encoded by the coding sequence ATGGAAAAGGAAGATAGAGTCTATGTTGCCGGGAGTCGGGGCATGGTCGGGTCGGCGCTGATGCGGAAGTTGATAGAATCAGGGTTTAAGAATCTGCTGACCCAGACTCGAGAGGAATTGGATCTTTGTGATGCTAGCGCTGTAAATCGATTCTTCGAGAAGGAGGAGCCTGAGATCGTCATCGTGGCTGCTGCTAAGGTTGGAGGTATCCAAGCGAATGCGACCTATCCTGCGGAATTTCTTCGCGTTAACCTCTCGATTGCACTTAACATGGTCGAAGCAGCGTATCGGTACGCGTCAAAGCGTCTGCTTTTTCTGGGCAGTTCTTGCATTTACCCGCGCGAGGCGACTCAACCGATAGTGGAAGAGTCCCTTCTCGAGAGCCCTTTGGAACCGACCAATGAGGCTTACGCTATAGCAAAGATTGCTGGGCTTAAACTCTGTCAAAAGTATCGGGAGCAGTTTGGGGTCCTCTTTCACTCCGCTATGCCTACTAACCTTTATGGTCCAGGAGACAACTATCACTTGGGAAATAGCCATGTGATTCCAGCTTTGATCCGTAAATTCCATGAGGCCAAGGTGCGTCGTGATCCTTCAGTTGTGATTTGGGGAACTGGACGGCCGAAACGCGAATTCATGCATGTTGACGATCTTGCAGATGCTATTCTTCATTTACTTAACCTTGAGAATCCGCCGGATTGGATTAATTTAGGATCCGGAAAGGATCTGAGCATCTTAGAGTTGGCGAAAACTATTAGGAAAGTAGTAGGGTACGAAGGAGAAATCGAGTTTGATACCTCCAAGCCAGATGGTCCGATGAGAAAGCTGCTAGACATCTCACGCCTCAAAGAGACCGGATGGTTCCCAAAGATCGGATTGGAGAAAGGTCTGACATCGACCTACGCAGATTTTGTATATGAATTGGAAAAAGAAGTGCTGAGAATGGTTTAG
- a CDS encoding putative oxidoreductase, producing MMDSLKDKVAFVSGGSRGIGFACAMRLASGGANVFLVSSNPKKLKLSAEAIRKKNETLVEIHAADLRLLEGCEAAVGSFLKAFGKCDILINSAGATKAGKFMDQPDEEMLDGFSLKFHSAVRLCRLLWSELKKTKGCVINIVGGMARTPTNDFLVGGAVNAALANFSKGLANQGLIDDVNVNWINPGLTETERSQAIFEKRAHLQNKSVQDIRQDAIVSDGLRRLGRPEDISELVAYLCGPHARHIHGTGISVDGGGSKGYY from the coding sequence ATGATGGATAGTCTTAAGGACAAGGTTGCTTTCGTTTCCGGTGGGTCACGGGGAATAGGATTTGCCTGTGCAATGCGTCTTGCATCTGGAGGTGCCAATGTGTTTCTTGTGTCCTCAAACCCTAAGAAGCTGAAACTTTCGGCGGAAGCGATTCGAAAAAAAAACGAAACGCTAGTGGAAATCCATGCCGCTGATTTACGTCTTTTGGAAGGATGTGAAGCAGCAGTGGGTTCATTCTTGAAAGCTTTCGGGAAGTGTGACATTTTAATTAATTCGGCTGGAGCCACCAAAGCTGGTAAATTCATGGATCAGCCAGATGAGGAAATGTTAGATGGTTTCTCTCTAAAGTTTCACTCCGCAGTCCGACTGTGCCGTCTATTGTGGTCGGAATTGAAGAAGACTAAGGGCTGTGTCATCAATATCGTAGGAGGGATGGCTCGTACCCCGACTAACGACTTCCTTGTTGGCGGCGCGGTAAATGCTGCCTTAGCAAACTTTTCCAAGGGGCTGGCGAACCAAGGATTGATTGATGACGTCAATGTTAACTGGATTAACCCAGGATTGACTGAAACCGAACGCTCTCAAGCTATATTTGAGAAACGGGCACATCTGCAAAACAAGAGTGTCCAGGATATTCGTCAGGATGCGATTGTTTCAGATGGGTTGCGTCGACTAGGGCGACCAGAAGATATTTCTGAATTGGTTGCCTACTTGTGCGGCCCCCACGCACGCCATATCCATGGAACGGGGATTTCAGTAGATGGGGGTGGAAGCAAAGGTTATTATTGA
- the yisK_1 gene encoding putative protein YisK, with the protein MKLVSYTHKGSNSIGAVIAEDSILVDLAVADQTIARREKRKVYPFFSDMISLLEAGSKGIEAAKSAVASAVRRGGENPTADGKRFHRISSIRLRAPVPHPRAIYCLAGNYQDHIEEGGKRMQVQDKETPRVFMKPPATTVIGPGDRIKIPPIANSIDWEGELAVVMGRKAKGVKASAALRYVAGYTVMNDVSERKLLIRKRTENRERDLWFDWLNGKWLDTAGPQGPWIVTKDEIPDPQVLDISTYINGERRQHNNTGQMLYQVAQIIEYISAFLTLLPGDLISTGTVSGVGATTGEFLKPGDRVEIEISGIGRLRNRVAASRK; encoded by the coding sequence ATGAAACTCGTATCTTATACCCATAAGGGTTCCAATTCAATAGGAGCCGTAATAGCTGAGGACAGTATATTGGTGGATCTGGCAGTTGCTGATCAAACCATCGCTAGAAGGGAGAAGCGGAAAGTGTATCCATTCTTTTCCGACATGATCTCGCTGCTTGAGGCGGGATCTAAAGGGATCGAAGCGGCGAAATCAGCCGTAGCTTCGGCTGTCAGGAGAGGTGGGGAGAATCCAACAGCAGATGGCAAAAGGTTCCATCGTATAAGTTCCATTCGATTGAGGGCTCCCGTCCCTCATCCTCGTGCTATCTACTGTCTAGCAGGCAACTATCAGGATCATATTGAGGAGGGTGGCAAGAGGATGCAGGTTCAGGATAAGGAGACGCCTCGAGTTTTTATGAAACCGCCTGCTACTACTGTTATTGGTCCTGGCGATCGCATCAAAATACCTCCGATTGCTAACTCGATCGATTGGGAGGGCGAACTTGCTGTCGTGATGGGGCGGAAGGCGAAGGGAGTAAAGGCCTCTGCTGCGCTTCGCTATGTTGCCGGCTACACGGTTATGAATGATGTATCGGAGAGAAAATTGCTAATTAGAAAGCGTACTGAAAACCGGGAACGGGATCTTTGGTTCGATTGGTTGAATGGTAAATGGCTAGACACTGCGGGTCCGCAGGGGCCGTGGATCGTGACAAAGGATGAGATTCCGGATCCACAGGTCTTGGATATCAGCACCTACATTAATGGCGAGCGACGGCAGCACAATAATACTGGGCAAATGCTCTATCAGGTGGCTCAGATTATCGAGTATATATCGGCTTTCCTCACTCTTTTACCGGGCGATCTCATTAGTACCGGGACAGTATCGGGAGTGGGGGCGACGACTGGCGAATTTTTGAAACCGGGTGACCGAGTTGAGATTGAGATTTCTGGAATTGGAAGGCTCCGCAATCGGGTTGCTGCGAGTCGAAAATAA
- the gmd_1 gene encoding GDP-mannose 4,6-dehydratase has protein sequence MKKALITGITGQDGSYLAEFLLEKGYEVHGIKRRSSTISTSRIDHLYQDPHINGNRLFLHYGDLADSVHLVKLLYDLTPDEIYNLGAQSHVRVSFDIPLYTGDVTGLSTVRILEAIREAGLEGRIRFYQASSSEMFGKVHEVPQSETTPFHPRSPYGCAKVFSYWLTVNYREAYKLHASNGILFNHESPRRGETFVTRKISRAATRIKMGLQSKLYMGNLDARRDWGYAPEYVEAMWLMLQQDDPDDYVIATNETHSVKEFCEVAFELLDLDWKSYVEHDSRYERPSEVDLLIGNASKAKKKLNWEPKVTFEGLVKIMVESDLALAKKELAYQQATAEVS, from the coding sequence ATGAAAAAAGCATTGATAACAGGAATTACGGGGCAGGATGGTTCTTATCTGGCAGAGTTTTTGTTAGAGAAAGGATATGAGGTGCATGGGATCAAGCGCAGATCGTCGACTATTAGTACCTCTCGAATTGACCACCTCTACCAGGATCCTCACATCAATGGTAACCGTTTGTTTCTTCATTACGGGGATCTTGCAGATAGCGTCCATTTAGTGAAGCTGCTGTATGATTTAACTCCGGATGAGATCTATAACCTTGGTGCCCAAAGTCATGTGCGAGTCTCATTTGATATCCCTTTGTATACTGGTGATGTGACTGGTTTGAGTACGGTACGGATTCTGGAAGCGATTCGGGAGGCGGGGTTAGAGGGGAGAATCCGTTTTTATCAGGCTTCTTCATCCGAGATGTTTGGAAAGGTTCATGAGGTTCCTCAGTCGGAGACAACTCCTTTCCATCCGCGTTCTCCATACGGCTGCGCTAAGGTTTTTTCCTATTGGCTGACGGTTAATTACCGTGAGGCCTATAAGCTCCATGCAAGTAATGGGATCCTTTTTAATCACGAGTCTCCTAGAAGGGGCGAGACCTTTGTAACCCGTAAGATTAGTCGTGCTGCAACGCGGATTAAAATGGGGCTACAGAGTAAGCTCTACATGGGTAATCTCGATGCCCGTAGGGATTGGGGCTACGCTCCAGAGTATGTGGAGGCGATGTGGTTGATGCTTCAGCAGGACGATCCAGACGATTATGTGATTGCTACTAATGAAACGCACTCGGTTAAGGAGTTCTGCGAGGTCGCATTCGAGCTTCTCGATCTGGATTGGAAGTCCTACGTCGAGCACGATTCAAGGTATGAGAGACCTTCGGAGGTAGATCTGCTGATCGGTAATGCATCGAAAGCGAAAAAGAAACTGAATTGGGAGCCAAAGGTTACATTCGAGGGCCTGGTCAAGATTATGGTCGAATCCGATCTGGCGCTGGCCAAAAAGGAGCTCGCATATCAACAGGCTACTGCGGAGGTTTCTTAG
- the ccsA gene encoding Cytochrome c biogenesis protein CcsA, whose amino-acid sequence MHQSHLVMSKFISGGILVLGILVIIGGFLPIRYKGDYNLRSFATLPVLEGGRLKPLDSVARNSLLVLRGRQTFTDSTSVKREAIVWLIDTLLNPEAADTHAVYRVTNRDLLGLLGHQTNEIRYFSFNELRPHLQEVEKQVQQVNEEAQLRTPYERALVKLRNSLILYHRLVYSLHSPTTGANIEEEYRFFESIIPESIKAFRQQQSGQEYNEEVFTRFMSFAKRYRDLSEIAGLRAIPPPDANGSTDDWSDIGTSVMAGTFNSMRIDPVVMEYAKLADAYRSNNPTQFNLILTSLIEKLDRRFQTDQSKIGIEYLFNSTKPFLIATVLYTIVFLVAAASWAVWPKKLGHTAFLLLLATFLLHTIGLLVRMYLQGRPPITNLYSSAVFVGWAAVLLSMILERISRNGIGSAVAALIGFATLIIAHNLTNSGDTLEMMQAVLDDNFWLATHVVIINIGYSATFLAGFLALIFTLRGFFTKGLDENTAQALARTVYGVICFALLFSFVGTVLGGIWADQSWGRFWGWDPKENGALMIVIWNAIILHTRWGGLVRRQGLMALAIGGNIITAWSWFGTNMLGIGLHSYGHMDRAVFWLLTFIGSQVLLIVLTLLPSEQWRSQQAQGRL is encoded by the coding sequence TTCTGTGGCAAGAAATTCCCTTCTTGTTTTGAGGGGACGTCAGACTTTTACGGATTCAACTAGCGTAAAGAGAGAAGCAATCGTCTGGCTAATTGACACCTTACTGAACCCAGAAGCCGCTGACACTCATGCTGTATACCGCGTGACCAATCGCGACCTACTCGGACTCCTAGGACACCAAACAAACGAAATCAGATACTTCTCATTTAACGAACTAAGACCCCATTTACAGGAGGTTGAAAAGCAGGTCCAACAGGTCAATGAGGAAGCCCAACTTCGCACCCCATACGAACGGGCGCTTGTAAAACTCCGCAACTCACTCATCCTATATCACCGATTAGTTTATAGCCTCCATTCGCCCACCACAGGTGCAAACATCGAGGAAGAGTATCGTTTTTTCGAAAGCATTATTCCTGAATCTATTAAGGCGTTTCGCCAACAACAAAGCGGTCAGGAATACAACGAAGAAGTATTCACCCGTTTTATGTCTTTCGCCAAACGTTATCGTGATCTCTCCGAAATAGCCGGCCTTCGCGCCATTCCGCCACCAGATGCAAACGGATCAACCGACGATTGGTCCGATATCGGAACCTCTGTTATGGCAGGAACTTTCAATTCAATGCGGATCGATCCAGTGGTTATGGAATATGCCAAGCTAGCCGATGCCTATCGATCTAATAATCCCACCCAGTTTAATCTAATTCTCACTTCACTCATCGAAAAACTGGATAGACGCTTTCAAACCGATCAAAGCAAGATCGGAATTGAATATCTATTCAATTCCACGAAACCGTTCCTCATTGCAACCGTACTCTATACGATTGTATTTCTGGTAGCTGCCGCATCCTGGGCAGTCTGGCCAAAGAAACTCGGCCATACTGCATTTCTCCTTCTTTTAGCAACCTTCTTACTGCATACGATTGGCCTTCTCGTACGCATGTATCTTCAGGGCCGTCCCCCAATTACCAATTTATACTCGTCAGCGGTCTTTGTCGGATGGGCTGCTGTCCTTTTGAGTATGATTCTTGAGCGCATAAGCCGCAACGGAATTGGAAGTGCTGTAGCCGCCCTAATTGGATTTGCCACTCTCATCATTGCTCACAATCTAACGAACAGCGGAGACACTCTGGAGATGATGCAGGCGGTTCTGGACGATAATTTCTGGCTCGCTACCCACGTTGTCATCATCAACATCGGCTACTCTGCCACCTTCCTTGCTGGGTTCCTAGCATTAATCTTCACCCTCCGGGGGTTTTTCACCAAAGGATTGGATGAAAACACTGCCCAAGCGCTGGCACGCACGGTCTATGGAGTCATCTGTTTTGCCCTTCTTTTTAGTTTCGTTGGGACCGTTTTAGGAGGCATTTGGGCTGACCAATCATGGGGTCGATTTTGGGGTTGGGATCCTAAGGAAAACGGTGCTCTAATGATTGTAATTTGGAACGCCATAATTCTACACACCCGATGGGGAGGATTGGTCAGGAGACAAGGATTAATGGCCCTCGCAATTGGAGGAAACATCATTACCGCATGGTCCTGGTTCGGCACCAACATGCTCGGTATTGGTCTTCACTCGTATGGGCATATGGACAGAGCTGTCTTCTGGCTCCTCACCTTCATAGGCAGCCAAGTCCTACTCATTGTCCTAACCCTTCTCCCTTCAGAACAATGGCGTAGCCAACAGGCCCAGGGCCGGCTGTAA